A DNA window from Nycticebus coucang isolate mNycCou1 chromosome 1, mNycCou1.pri, whole genome shotgun sequence contains the following coding sequences:
- the FDCSP gene encoding follicular dendritic cell secreted peptide, producing the protein MFLNKMRTLLLITAILAVTAGFPVSQDQEREKRSISDSDESSGQFYVPRYPYPFGPYPPFLYQRYPWLRYYGFPIPIPASMPANTPLNRK; encoded by the exons ATGTTTCTGAATAAGATGAGAACGCTGCTTCTGATCACAGCCATCTTGGCTGTAACTGCTGGCTTCCCG GTTTCTCAAGACCAGGAGCGAGAAAAACGAAGC ATCAGTGACAGCGACGAATCATCTGGACAGTTTTATGTACCCCGTTACCCATACCCCTTTGGCCCATACCCACCATTCCTTTATCAAAGATATCCTTGGCTCAGATATTACGGTTTTCCTATTCCAATACCTGCTTCTATGCCTGCAAATACTCCTCTtaacagaaagtaa